The Oryza brachyantha chromosome 6, ObraRS2, whole genome shotgun sequence region GactacgacgacgacgacgacgacgacctcctTAAACCCTAGTTGCAGCAGCCATGGCCGATGTCTAATATTCCATCAGGCCATGGAAGCTACCGATtacattaatttaattaatataattaaccAGAAGATTAATCAAAGTTGGTTTGTTCATGAGAGGATGGAGTCCCAGTCGATTTCCCATGACGGGAACTTGTAGAGGTGGAAGGCGTCGGACTCGTCCCATGGCGCCTCCGTGAAGTCCAGGTTGGTCAtctcgggcggcggcgggggcgctggctgCGACGGTGGCAGCGGTGGGAGAGGCGGCGAGCAGGCGGAGATCGCCGACTCGTCTCCCTCCgacgttgtcgtcgtcgtggacGCCGAGCCTTTGGGCGAGtccgggcgggcggcggcggcggtgctttTCTTGgacgcgggcggcgcggcggcgagggtctGGCAGATGgcggtgagcttggcgtcgatGGAGGAGTGGAGCGGGCCGGCGAggtgggcgccgccgcggcggagggaggggaagttgaggcgcgcggcgtcgccgcggaggcggaaggCCGCCTTATCGTAGGCAAGCGCCGCGTCCTCGGCGGTGTCGAACGTGCCCAGCCACAGCCGCGTCCGGTTCTTCGGGAGCCGGATCTCCGCCACCCACTTGCCCCAGTGGCGCTGCCGCACGCCGCGGTACATcttgccggcggcggacgccgccgccccggcctgCTTCATGGGCTGCGCCCGCGGGCCAaggtacgccgccgccgacgccaacATCccccgctgctgctgctgctgcatcaaGAACTGCACCTGGATCTGCTGGATCTGCTCCGGGCCCAGTTGGGCCAGCCCCGACGCCGTATTCGCCTGCGGgtacgccgccggcgaggtgtacgacgaggaggagggaggcagggGAGGGAGCTCCGagaaggaggtggtggtggcgatggTGGGAGGTGGAATGGCGGCGTAGGAGGAAGAAGCAGGGAGGTAGTACGACTCCTGAGGCAATGGAGAGTAGGAGAATGGAGTGGAGGTGAAGGTGGAGGCAGAGGTGTAGGAGAATGgcgcggaggtggaggtggaggtgggtgAAGCGCTCCTGATAAAAGGTT contains the following coding sequences:
- the LOC102701458 gene encoding ethylene-responsive transcription factor RAP2-13-like translates to MAAIDLYKYQLSSSSSSSSDQELMKALEPFIRSASPTSTSTSAPFSYTSASTFTSTPFSYSPLPQESYYLPASSSYAAIPPPTIATTTSFSELPPLPPSSSSYTSPAAYPQANTASGLAQLGPEQIQQIQVQFLMQQQQQRGMLASAAAYLGPRAQPMKQAGAAASAAGKMYRGVRQRHWGKWVAEIRLPKNRTRLWLGTFDTAEDAALAYDKAAFRLRGDAARLNFPSLRRGGAHLAGPLHSSIDAKLTAICQTLAAAPPASKKSTAAAARPDSPKGSASTTTTTSEGDESAISACSPPLPPLPPSQPAPPPPPEMTNLDFTEAPWDESDAFHLYKFPSWEIDWDSILS